Proteins from one Deltaproteobacteria bacterium genomic window:
- a CDS encoding thiamine pyrophosphate-dependent dehydrogenase E1 component subunit alpha, with amino-acid sequence GTGLGFSISLHGTDQVSCVFLGDGAVEEGVFYESINFAALKNLPVLYICENNLYSVYSPLSVRQPAGRRISELVRSIGVESDSGDGNDVMEVHAKVSGAIRSVRAGDGPRFLEFATYRWREHCGPNFDNEIGYRTEEEFLRWKERDPIVLFENAVKKGFVVPEVEIAEMDSVIEREVADAFRFAESSPFPSPSEIFTDLYGK; translated from the coding sequence GGCACCGGGCTCGGCTTTTCCATCTCTCTCCACGGTACCGACCAGGTGAGCTGCGTGTTTCTCGGCGACGGAGCCGTGGAGGAAGGCGTGTTCTACGAATCGATCAACTTCGCGGCGCTGAAAAACCTTCCGGTGCTGTACATCTGCGAAAACAACCTCTACTCGGTGTATTCCCCCTTGTCCGTCCGGCAGCCGGCAGGCAGGAGGATCTCCGAACTTGTGAGAAGCATCGGGGTGGAGAGCGATTCGGGCGACGGCAACGACGTGATGGAGGTGCATGCAAAGGTATCCGGCGCGATCCGTTCCGTCCGGGCGGGAGATGGCCCGCGCTTTCTCGAGTTCGCCACGTATCGCTGGCGGGAGCATTGCGGCCCCAATTTCGACAACGAAATCGGCTACCGCACAGAAGAGGAATTTTTACGCTGGAAGGAGAGGGACCCGATCGTACTCTTCGAGAACGCAGTGAAGAAAGGGTTTGTCGTTCCGGAGGTGGAGATCGCGGAAATGGATTCCGTCATCGAACGGGAAGTCGCCGACGCCTTCCGTTTCGCGGAATCCTCTCCGTTTCCGTCTCCGTCGGAAATCTTCACCGACCTGTACGGCAAGTGA